ATAACATAATAAGGAATGCCATAGATCACGGGAAGACCGACAGGATAGACATAACGATAGACAAGCAGGAAAATTTCTGTGAAGTAAGAATTGCCGACTATGGTGTTGGAATCCCGGATCAGATTAAGGAGCAAGTATTCAAAAAGGGCTTTCAATATGGCGAGACCGGACATACCGGTCTGGGATTGCATATAGTCAAGAAAGCCATGGAA
This sequence is a window from Syntrophales bacterium. Protein-coding genes within it:
- a CDS encoding ATP-binding protein — translated: NIIRNAIDHGKTDRIDITIDKQENFCEVRIADYGVGIPDQIKEQVFKKGFQYGETGHTGLGLHIVKKAMESYGGIVHIEDNTPMGAVFVLRLRRIR